The Micromonospora sp. WMMD961 genome has a segment encoding these proteins:
- a CDS encoding site-2 protease family protein, translating to MAYDRPGADGLVLGVPRAAFRPSPIFLGLVALFAVGGVLAWNGYGNARFNVFLFVVSGWLVSLCLHEYAHAVVAYRAGDRDIAHRGYLTLNPLKYTHPLLSIVLPVVVLLLGGIGLPGGAVWVDRHSIPGRLRHTLVSLAGPATNVLFMLVLVAAVRLGTQSGGPVEFWAGVALLAFLQLTASVLNLLPVPGLDGGNMIQPWLNPQWRKMYDLFAPYGFILLFALLWNPRIGGWFFDAVFAVGDLLGLPSWLYATGLDLVRFWQS from the coding sequence ATGGCCTACGACCGGCCGGGCGCCGACGGGCTGGTCCTCGGCGTACCCAGGGCGGCGTTCCGGCCCAGCCCGATCTTCCTCGGCCTGGTCGCCCTCTTCGCGGTCGGCGGGGTGCTGGCCTGGAACGGTTACGGCAACGCCCGGTTCAACGTGTTCCTCTTCGTGGTGTCCGGCTGGCTGGTCTCGCTGTGCCTGCACGAGTACGCCCACGCGGTGGTGGCCTACCGGGCCGGCGACCGGGACATCGCCCACCGGGGCTACCTGACGCTCAACCCGTTGAAGTACACCCACCCGCTGCTGTCGATCGTGCTGCCGGTGGTGGTGCTGCTGCTCGGCGGCATCGGCCTGCCCGGCGGCGCGGTCTGGGTGGACCGGCACTCCATCCCGGGTCGGCTGCGGCACACCCTGGTCAGCCTCGCCGGCCCGGCGACCAACGTGCTGTTCATGCTGGTGCTGGTGGCGGCGGTACGACTCGGCACCCAGTCGGGTGGCCCGGTGGAGTTCTGGGCCGGGGTGGCGTTGCTCGCCTTCCTCCAGCTCACCGCCAGCGTGCTCAACCTGCTGCCGGTGCCCGGCCTGGACGGCGGCAACATGATCCAGCCGTGGCTCAACCCGCAGTGGCGCAAGATGTACGACCTGTTCGCCCCGTACGGCTTCATCCTGCTCTTCGCGCTGCTGTGGAACCCGCGCATCGGCGGCTGGTTCTTCGACGCGGTCTTCGCGGTCGGTGACCTGCTCGGTCTGCCCTCGTGGCTGTACGCCACCGGCCTCGACCTGGTCCGCTTCTGGCAGAGCTGA
- a CDS encoding adenosylcobinamide-GDP ribazoletransferase codes for MPAESRFLAGTRLAITTFTTLPVRAGRIDRPVAGTAMALAPAVGALLGALLAGVLLLSGAFAPPLVAAGVTVGAAALLTRGLHLDGLADTVDALGSYRRGAAALDIMKKPDVGPFGVVALVVVLLVQAAALADLAGRSWPACVAAVVTATAAGRFGVTVACRRSVPAARPDGLGALVAGTVGPLALVVGAVAVALLAVPAVPGRPWQGPLAVAAALAVALPLLTHVVRRLGGITGDVLGATVEVVTTLVYLGLVLSG; via the coding sequence GTGCCGGCTGAGTCGCGGTTCCTCGCCGGGACCCGGCTGGCGATCACGACGTTCACCACGCTGCCGGTGCGGGCCGGACGGATCGACCGCCCGGTCGCCGGCACCGCGATGGCACTCGCACCGGCGGTCGGCGCGTTGCTCGGCGCGTTGCTGGCCGGAGTGCTACTGCTGAGCGGCGCGTTCGCTCCACCACTGGTGGCCGCCGGTGTGACGGTAGGCGCTGCCGCGCTGCTCACCCGAGGGCTGCACCTGGACGGGCTCGCCGACACCGTGGACGCGCTCGGCTCGTACCGGCGGGGCGCCGCCGCGCTGGACATCATGAAGAAGCCGGACGTCGGCCCTTTCGGGGTGGTCGCCCTGGTGGTCGTACTCCTGGTGCAGGCGGCGGCGCTCGCCGACCTGGCCGGACGGTCCTGGCCGGCGTGTGTCGCGGCGGTGGTCACGGCGACCGCCGCCGGGCGGTTCGGCGTCACGGTCGCCTGCCGGCGGAGCGTGCCGGCGGCCCGACCGGACGGGCTCGGCGCGCTCGTCGCCGGCACCGTCGGCCCGCTGGCACTGGTCGTCGGCGCGGTCGCCGTGGCGCTGCTGGCGGTGCCCGCGGTGCCGGGCCGCCCGTGGCAGGGGCCGCTGGCCGTCGCCGCCGCGCTCGCCGTCGCGCTACCGCTGCTCACACACGTGGTACGCCGACTCGGCGGGATAACCGGGGACGTCCTCGGCGCGACCGTCGAGGTGGTCACCACGCTGGTCTACCTGGGTCTGGTGCTGTCCGGCTGA
- a CDS encoding bifunctional adenosylcobinamide kinase/adenosylcobinamide-phosphate guanylyltransferase: MSVDGWNTVLVLGGIRSGKSEFAESLVTDAPVVRYVATAPEGDPEDTEWATRLAAHRARRPGSWTTEETTEDPRRLADVLASAEPNETLLVDDLGGWVTVLLDPDHQPADDVATIAELAEALRGCAARVVLVSPEVGLSLVPTTPLGRAFTDALGAANRAVADACDAVVLVVAGQPVWLKPVAAPAALSTETAPATVPGETTAATSAGSAAPVVATLADAEDIPEVQLPDVLTHTPPAAPNQEPGNPWAAPTMALPMVATGLVIQPGMELPMPDEYAGPQAVDRLATLDVPGAGLGVLDRVVGFAAATQGTPTPQAWGSVRVLLLHGDHAGGASAGAVAGESARRAAQARAGKGALARLAAENGASLQVVDVPASAPIEDEPALTLDQVESALRYGWRLAEQAADAGVRLLVLGACGAGTEAAAAAVLAATAGAEPPTVLGRVITGSGEIDDAAWMVRCATVRDALHRTRRSSRGAKDILAELGGGDVAVATGVLLGATARRVPVLLDGPVGVAAGMVSRDLAGQARHWCLLADHGGHPAVRLAADVLGLTPLLDLRLDLGEGANALVALPLLRSVLALSAALPVHPSLGGDDDAAPAVDEPESTDPSYPDASYTAPDGTEPDFAEPEPAGPGPASIGADDQPASGWRAG, encoded by the coding sequence ATGTCCGTAGACGGGTGGAACACGGTCCTGGTGCTCGGCGGTATCCGGTCCGGCAAGTCCGAGTTCGCCGAGTCCCTGGTCACCGACGCGCCGGTGGTCCGCTATGTCGCCACCGCGCCCGAGGGCGACCCGGAGGACACCGAGTGGGCGACCCGGCTGGCGGCGCACCGCGCCCGGCGGCCCGGCAGTTGGACCACCGAGGAGACCACCGAGGACCCCCGCCGGTTGGCCGACGTGCTCGCGTCCGCCGAGCCGAACGAGACGCTTCTGGTCGACGACCTGGGCGGCTGGGTGACGGTGCTGCTCGACCCGGACCACCAGCCCGCCGACGACGTGGCGACGATCGCGGAGCTGGCCGAGGCGCTGCGCGGCTGTGCCGCGCGGGTGGTGCTGGTGAGCCCCGAGGTGGGGCTGTCGCTGGTGCCGACCACCCCGCTGGGCCGGGCGTTCACCGACGCGTTGGGCGCGGCCAACCGCGCGGTCGCCGACGCCTGCGACGCGGTGGTGCTGGTCGTCGCCGGTCAGCCGGTCTGGCTGAAGCCCGTCGCCGCCCCGGCGGCCCTCTCCACCGAGACGGCACCGGCGACGGTCCCCGGTGAGACCACCGCGGCGACCTCCGCCGGCAGCGCCGCACCCGTCGTCGCGACCCTGGCCGACGCCGAGGACATCCCCGAGGTGCAACTGCCCGACGTGTTGACGCACACGCCGCCGGCCGCGCCGAACCAGGAGCCCGGCAACCCCTGGGCCGCGCCCACCATGGCACTGCCGATGGTGGCCACCGGGCTGGTCATCCAGCCGGGCATGGAACTGCCGATGCCCGACGAGTACGCGGGCCCGCAGGCGGTGGACCGGCTGGCCACGCTGGACGTACCGGGCGCCGGGCTGGGCGTGCTGGACCGGGTGGTCGGGTTCGCCGCCGCCACCCAGGGCACCCCGACCCCACAGGCGTGGGGCTCGGTGCGGGTGTTGCTGCTGCACGGCGACCACGCCGGCGGGGCGTCGGCCGGTGCCGTCGCCGGTGAGTCGGCGCGCCGGGCCGCGCAGGCCCGCGCCGGCAAGGGCGCGTTGGCCCGGTTGGCCGCCGAGAACGGCGCCAGCCTGCAGGTGGTGGACGTGCCAGCCTCCGCCCCGATCGAGGACGAGCCGGCGCTGACGCTCGACCAGGTCGAATCGGCGCTGCGCTACGGCTGGCGGCTGGCCGAACAGGCGGCCGACGCGGGCGTACGACTGCTGGTCCTGGGGGCGTGCGGAGCCGGCACCGAGGCGGCCGCCGCGGCGGTGCTCGCGGCGACCGCTGGGGCCGAGCCGCCCACCGTGCTGGGGCGGGTGATCACGGGCTCCGGCGAGATCGACGACGCCGCGTGGATGGTCCGCTGCGCGACGGTACGCGACGCCCTGCACCGCACCCGCCGCTCGTCGCGCGGCGCCAAGGACATCCTGGCCGAGCTGGGCGGCGGCGACGTGGCGGTGGCCACCGGCGTGCTGCTCGGCGCCACCGCCCGCCGGGTGCCGGTGCTGCTCGACGGACCGGTCGGCGTGGCCGCCGGCATGGTCAGCCGCGACCTGGCCGGGCAGGCGCGGCACTGGTGCCTGCTCGCCGACCACGGAGGGCACCCGGCGGTGCGGCTCGCCGCCGACGTATTGGGTCTCACCCCACTGCTCGACCTGCGACTGGATCTCGGCGAGGGCGCGAACGCGCTGGTCGCGCTCCCGCTGCTGCGGTCGGTGCTGGCGCTGTCCGCCGCACTGCCGGTCCACCCGTCGCTCGGCGGCGACGACGACGCGGCCCCGGCCGTCGACGAGCCGGAGTCCACCGACCCGAGCTACCCCGACGCGAGCTACACCGCCCCGGACGGCACCGAGCCCGACTTCGCCGAGCCGGAACCGGCCGGCCCGGGTCCGGCCAGCATCGGGGCGGACGACCAGCCGGCGTCGGGCTGGCGTGCCGGCTGA
- a CDS encoding DUF2314 domain-containing protein, whose product MLITDDFLPVPVPESLSATYLVPMTGLPKVSAKTAVAALTGRLAEPVHGLARQMLDSPLMSVDTRPISEFPELPPDLLTAFGATEEQLARLAAATHLVVVQAEYRPGWPPAHEWAARAVAAAVAESHDGDVVDVFGLQFLDPATALRSLPDEQGRIRLVDWVLVPYSSDTEGLWFTTKGLRRFGLLELQTQGVPDHLTRAWGAVMTGAARRLLRDWTDGLTGEEVPAFVQLPVLATVTGHDIAVAYGNPEQHGATAPVLLRLELDPATDPEADSFLSLRPPAGHPGPDGRYYAAACATLFSGIQPDVRYARSGDAMSQAVDTARAALGDVRARFVAGQLPAESQLVVKYGLPGDDGPEYVWAGVTSWEVPERIVGVSASDANTDQSVRIGAPVVVETSDVVDWAVLDATGVIEGGWTQAVLDSGEPPTPTTP is encoded by the coding sequence ATGCTCATCACTGACGACTTCCTGCCCGTACCGGTGCCGGAGTCGCTCAGCGCGACCTACCTGGTGCCGATGACGGGGCTGCCGAAGGTCAGCGCGAAGACCGCGGTGGCGGCGCTGACCGGCCGACTGGCCGAGCCGGTGCACGGGTTGGCCCGGCAGATGCTGGACAGCCCGCTGATGAGCGTCGACACCCGGCCGATCAGTGAGTTCCCCGAGCTGCCGCCGGACCTGCTCACCGCGTTCGGCGCGACCGAGGAGCAACTGGCCCGGCTGGCCGCGGCGACCCACCTGGTGGTCGTCCAGGCCGAGTACCGGCCGGGTTGGCCGCCTGCCCACGAGTGGGCGGCCCGCGCGGTCGCGGCGGCCGTGGCGGAATCCCACGACGGCGACGTGGTGGACGTCTTCGGCCTGCAGTTCCTCGACCCGGCGACCGCGTTGCGCTCGCTCCCCGACGAGCAGGGCCGCATCCGGCTGGTCGACTGGGTGCTGGTGCCGTACTCGTCCGACACCGAAGGGCTGTGGTTCACCACCAAGGGACTGCGCCGCTTCGGCCTGTTGGAGTTGCAGACCCAGGGGGTGCCCGACCACCTCACCCGGGCCTGGGGTGCGGTGATGACCGGGGCGGCCCGCCGGCTGCTGCGGGACTGGACCGACGGGCTCACCGGCGAGGAGGTCCCGGCGTTCGTGCAGTTGCCGGTGCTCGCGACCGTCACCGGGCACGACATCGCGGTGGCGTACGGCAACCCGGAACAGCACGGCGCGACCGCTCCGGTGCTACTGCGCCTGGAACTGGACCCGGCGACCGACCCGGAGGCCGACTCGTTCCTCAGCCTGCGCCCGCCGGCCGGGCACCCGGGTCCGGACGGGCGCTACTACGCCGCCGCCTGCGCGACCCTGTTCTCCGGGATCCAGCCGGACGTGCGCTACGCCCGATCGGGTGACGCGATGAGCCAAGCGGTCGACACCGCCCGCGCCGCGCTGGGTGACGTGCGCGCCCGCTTCGTCGCGGGACAACTGCCCGCCGAGTCGCAGTTGGTGGTCAAGTACGGCCTGCCCGGCGACGACGGCCCGGAGTACGTCTGGGCGGGTGTGACCTCCTGGGAGGTGCCGGAGCGGATCGTCGGGGTGAGCGCCAGCGACGCCAACACCGACCAGAGCGTCCGCATCGGCGCCCCGGTCGTCGTGGAGACATCCGACGTGGTCGACTGGGCCGTCCTGGACGCCACCGGCGTCATAGAGGGCGGCTGGACCCAGGCAGTCCTAGACTCCGGCGAACCCCCAACCCCCACAACCCCCTGA
- the gcvT gene encoding glycine cleavage system aminomethyltransferase GcvT codes for MTDVTSAAAATRLRRSPLHERHTAAGAKFAPFGGWEMPLEYAGGGVLKEHTAVRTAVGVFDVSHLGKARVTGAGAADFVNACLSNDLGRIGPGRAQYTLCCDDATGGVVDDIIAYLYADDHVFLIPNAANTAEVVRRLRAAAPAQVTVTDEHEAYAVLAVQGPRSAELLAALGLPTEHDYMSFSAASLAGVELTVCRTGYTGELGYELVVPAEHAVAVWDALFAAGEAFELRACGLAARDTLRTEMGYPLHGQDLSLDISPVQARSGWAVGWGKPAFWGRDVLLAEKAAGPRRTLRGLVAVDRAIPRPGMTLHVGDTQVGEVTSGTFSPTRKQGIALALVNTDANLTDGDQVEVDIRGRRAPLTLTKPPFVTPSVR; via the coding sequence TTGGGAGATGCCGCTGGAGTACGCCGGCGGTGGCGTACTCAAGGAGCACACCGCCGTCCGGACCGCGGTCGGGGTCTTCGACGTGTCACACCTGGGCAAGGCCCGGGTGACCGGCGCTGGTGCGGCCGACTTCGTCAACGCCTGCCTCAGCAACGACCTGGGCCGGATCGGCCCCGGCCGGGCGCAGTACACGCTCTGCTGCGACGACGCCACCGGCGGTGTGGTGGACGACATCATCGCCTACCTGTACGCCGACGACCACGTCTTCCTCATCCCGAACGCCGCGAACACCGCCGAGGTGGTGCGCCGGTTGCGCGCCGCCGCGCCCGCGCAGGTCACCGTCACCGACGAGCACGAGGCGTACGCCGTGCTGGCCGTGCAGGGCCCCCGCTCGGCGGAATTGTTGGCCGCCCTCGGCCTGCCCACCGAGCACGACTACATGAGCTTCTCCGCCGCGAGCCTGGCCGGGGTGGAGCTGACCGTCTGCCGTACCGGCTACACGGGTGAGCTGGGCTACGAGCTGGTGGTGCCGGCGGAGCACGCGGTCGCCGTCTGGGATGCGCTCTTCGCCGCCGGCGAGGCGTTCGAGCTGCGCGCCTGCGGCCTGGCTGCCCGGGACACGCTGCGGACCGAGATGGGCTACCCGCTGCACGGGCAGGATCTCTCCCTGGACATCAGCCCGGTGCAGGCCCGATCCGGTTGGGCGGTCGGTTGGGGCAAGCCGGCCTTCTGGGGTCGCGACGTGTTGCTCGCCGAGAAGGCCGCCGGGCCCCGGCGTACGCTGCGCGGCCTGGTGGCCGTCGACCGGGCCATTCCGCGGCCCGGGATGACCCTGCACGTCGGCGACACCCAGGTCGGCGAGGTGACCAGCGGCACCTTCAGCCCGACCCGCAAGCAGGGCATCGCGCTCGCCCTCGTGAACACCGACGCCAACCTGACCGACGGCGACCAGGTCGAGGTCGACATCCGGGGCCGCCGAGCCCCCCTGACCCTGACCAAGCCCCCCTTCGTAACCCCCTCGGTGCGCTAA